From the Molothrus ater isolate BHLD 08-10-18 breed brown headed cowbird chromosome 25, BPBGC_Mater_1.1, whole genome shotgun sequence genome, one window contains:
- the BTG2 gene encoding protein BTG2 has protein sequence MSHRHSQRRGPRADMVPEIAAAVGFVSGLLRTRGCVSEQQLQVFSAALREALTEHYRHHWFPEKPSKGSGYRCIRINQRMDPLLSRAAGQGGLAVPQLLQLLPRELTLWVDPYEVSYRIGEDGSICVLYQAAKPPSPYGGMLTCKNQMMLGRSSPSKNYIMTVSS, from the exons ATGAGCCACCGCCACAGCCAGCGCCGCGGCCCCCGGGCCGACATGGTGCCCGAGATCGCCGCCGCCGTGGGCTTCGTGTCCGGCCTGCTGCGGACGCGGGGCTGCGTCAGCGAGCAGCAGCTACAGGTCTTCAGCGCGGCGCTGCGGGAGGCGCTCACAG agcaCTACAGACACCACTGGTTCCCCGAGAAACCCTCCAAAGGCTCCGGCTACCGCTGCATCCGCATCAACCAGAGGATGGACCCTCTGCTGAGCCGTGCAGCGGGGCAGggggggctggcagtgccccagctcttgcagctgctgccccgcGAGCTCACGCTCTGGGTGGATCCCTACGAGGTCTCCTACAGGATCGGCGAGGACGGCTCCATCTGTGTCCTCTACCAGGCCGCCAAACCCCCCAGCCCCTACGGAGGGATGCTCACCTGCAAGAACCAGATGATGCTGGGCCGTAGCAGCCCTTCCAAAAACTACATCATGACTGTCTCCAgttga